A stretch of the Medicago truncatula cultivar Jemalong A17 chromosome 5, MtrunA17r5.0-ANR, whole genome shotgun sequence genome encodes the following:
- the LOC11410108 gene encoding protein LURP-one-related 7, whose translation MEMETSEDWEYTGTEDEHIPIDLFCSKEDARVPRGTLEFTNASGNMVFKVQHQPPNPKLLLDSNDNPLFSIHHRHNGTWKCYKGNGDENKELVLKVKRTLKTISRVKLKVFFAGERLNKGVCDLKVIGSPFMRSCSISKDGDLVAQSSLMYNLIERYPSRDKFRLTIFPGIIDHSLIVALFVIFLKGRK comes from the exons atggaaatggaaacTTCAGAAGATTGGGAATATACAGGCACAGAAGATGAACACATCCCAATCGATCTCTTCTGTTCCAAAGAAGACGCCCGAGTTCCACGTGGCACCCTAGAGTTCACCAATGCATCCGGGAACATGGTCTTCAAGGTGCAACATCAACCACCCAATCCCAAACTCTTGCTTGATTCCAATGATAATCCTCTATTCTCAATCCACCACCGTCAT aatGGGACTTGGAAATGTTATAAGGGAAATGGTGATGAGAATAAGGAGCTTGTGTTAAAAGTAAAGAGGACTCTGAAAACAATTTCTAGAGTTAAGTTAAAGGTGTTTTTTGCTGGTGAGAGATTAAACAAAGGCGTTTGCGATTTAAAAGTTATAGGTTCTCCATTCATGAGATCATGCAGCATTTCTAAAGATGGTGATTTGGTGGCACAG AGTAGTCTGATGTACAACCTTATCGAAAGATACCCCAGTAGGGATAAATTTCGCCTGACAATCTTTCCTGGGATCATAGATCATAGTCTTATTGTGGCTTTGtttgtaatatttttgaaaggaagaaaataa
- the LOC11412364 gene encoding protein LURP-one-related 7 isoform X1 yields the protein MFSGGLKFLTENSKRSKKPKMETSDLEYTGTEDQHIPIDLFGSKKHAGVPRGILAFTDASGNIVFKVHRQPPDPNSSSSLKDTKLLLDSNDNPLFSIHRHHNGIWKCYKGSGDENKELVLQVKRTVKTITKVELEVFFAGERLKDNDTCDLKVIGSPFKRSCSVYKDGDLVAQSSLMYKLNQIYVSRGKFRLTIFPGIIDRGLIVALFVIFLNGRK from the exons ATGTTTAGTGGTggattgaaatttttaacagAAAATAGTAAACGAAGCAAAAAGCCAAAAATGGAAACTTCAGATTTGGAGTACACAGGCACCGAAGATCAACACATCCCAATCGATCTTTTCGGTTCCAAAAAACACGCCGGAGTTCCACGTGGCATCCTAGCGTTTACAGATGCATCGGGGAACATAGTCTTCAAGGTGCACCGTCAACCACCCGATCCcaattcctcttcctctttaAAGGATACAAAACTCTTGCTTGATTCCAATGATAATCCTCTGTTTTCCATCCACCGTCATCAT AATGGGATTTGGAAATGTTACAAGGGAAGTGGCGATGAGAATAAGGAGCTTGTGTTACAAGTGAAGAGGACTGTGAAAACAATTACTAAAGTTGAGTTAGAGGTGTTTTTTGCTGGTGAGAGATTAAAGGACAACGACACTTGCGACTTAAAAGTAATTGGTTCCCCTTTCAAGAGATCGTGCAGCGTCTATAAAGACGGTGATTTGGTTGCACAG AGTAGCCTGATGTACAAGCTTAACCAAATATACGTCAGTCGGGGTAAATTTCGCCTGACAATCTTTCCTGGGATCATAGATCGTGGTCTTATTGTGGCATTGTTTGTAATATTTTTGAATGGAAGAAAATAG
- the LOC11412364 gene encoding protein LURP-one-related 7 isoform X2: MFSGGLKFLTENSKRSKKPKMETSDLEYTGTEDQHIPIDLFGSKKHAGVPRGILAFTDASGNIVFKVHRQPPDPNSSSSLKDTKLLLDSNDNPLFSIHRHHNGIWKCYKGSGDENKELVLQVKRTVKTITKVELEVFFAGERLKDNDTCDLKVIGSPFKRSCSVYKDGDLVAQSSLMYKLNQIYVSRGYLSSTIQQRYSCILKKT; this comes from the exons ATGTTTAGTGGTggattgaaatttttaacagAAAATAGTAAACGAAGCAAAAAGCCAAAAATGGAAACTTCAGATTTGGAGTACACAGGCACCGAAGATCAACACATCCCAATCGATCTTTTCGGTTCCAAAAAACACGCCGGAGTTCCACGTGGCATCCTAGCGTTTACAGATGCATCGGGGAACATAGTCTTCAAGGTGCACCGTCAACCACCCGATCCcaattcctcttcctctttaAAGGATACAAAACTCTTGCTTGATTCCAATGATAATCCTCTGTTTTCCATCCACCGTCATCAT AATGGGATTTGGAAATGTTACAAGGGAAGTGGCGATGAGAATAAGGAGCTTGTGTTACAAGTGAAGAGGACTGTGAAAACAATTACTAAAGTTGAGTTAGAGGTGTTTTTTGCTGGTGAGAGATTAAAGGACAACGACACTTGCGACTTAAAAGTAATTGGTTCCCCTTTCAAGAGATCGTGCAGCGTCTATAAAGACGGTGATTTGGTTGCACAG AGTAGCCTGATGTACAAGCTTAACCAAATATACGTCAGTCGGG GCTATCTTTCCAGCACAATACAACAGAGATATTCATGTATTTTGAAGAAAACCTAA
- the LOC11412364 gene encoding protein LURP-one-related 7 isoform X3, with amino-acid sequence MFSGGLKFLTENSKRSKKPKMETSDLEYTGTEDQHIPIDLFGSKKHAGVPRGILAFTDASGNIVFKVHRQPPDPNSSSSLKDTKLLLDSNDNPLFSIHRHHNGIWKCYKGSGDENKELVLQVKRTVKTITKVELEVFFAGERLKDNDTCDLKVIGSPFKRSCSVYKDGDLVAQPDVQA; translated from the exons ATGTTTAGTGGTggattgaaatttttaacagAAAATAGTAAACGAAGCAAAAAGCCAAAAATGGAAACTTCAGATTTGGAGTACACAGGCACCGAAGATCAACACATCCCAATCGATCTTTTCGGTTCCAAAAAACACGCCGGAGTTCCACGTGGCATCCTAGCGTTTACAGATGCATCGGGGAACATAGTCTTCAAGGTGCACCGTCAACCACCCGATCCcaattcctcttcctctttaAAGGATACAAAACTCTTGCTTGATTCCAATGATAATCCTCTGTTTTCCATCCACCGTCATCAT AATGGGATTTGGAAATGTTACAAGGGAAGTGGCGATGAGAATAAGGAGCTTGTGTTACAAGTGAAGAGGACTGTGAAAACAATTACTAAAGTTGAGTTAGAGGTGTTTTTTGCTGGTGAGAGATTAAAGGACAACGACACTTGCGACTTAAAAGTAATTGGTTCCCCTTTCAAGAGATCGTGCAGCGTCTATAAAGACGGTGATTTGGTTGCACAG CCTGATGTACAAGCTTAA
- the LOC11416981 gene encoding probable O-methyltransferase 3 gives MESQKNEENVTSNLLKAQSHIWNHIFNFINSMSLKCVVDLGIPDIIHNYGKPISLSKLISLLPIHPSKTCFIHRLMRIMTHSSFFSQYNVTENELEIEYMLTDASILLLKDNPMSVTPFVHAMLDPVLTNPWHQFSTWLKNDDPTTFETTHRMLLWEYVACDSKFSNLFNESMASDTRLVTNLLIEKCRGVFNGLESLVDVGGGTGTMAKALAKSFPQMEFSVFDLPHVVDGLQGSENLNYVGGDMFKEIPPTDAILLKWILHDWNDEECVKILKNCKDAISKKGKQGKVIVIDMVLESEKESINESVETQLFFDMLMMVVLAGKERNKKEWIKLISSAGFSDYKITPILGLRSLIEIYP, from the exons ATGGAATcccaaaaaaatgaagaaaatgttaCTTCCAATTTGCTCAAAGCTCAAAGCCACATATGGAATCACATTTTCAACTTCATAAATTCCATGTCCCTTAAATGTGTGGTTGATTTAGGCATACCTGATATCATACACAATTATGGCAAACCCATATCACTCTCAAAACTTATTTCTTTGCTACCAATCCACCCTTCAAAAACATGCTTCATTCATCGCTTGATGCGAATAATGACTCATTCTAGTTTCTTCTCTCAATATAATGTTACCGAGAATGAGCTAGAAATCGAGTATATGTTAACCGATGCATCGATATTATTACTTAAGGACAATCCGATGAGCGTGACACCATTTGTACACGCGATGCTCGATCCAGTTTTGACAAATCCGTGGCATCAATTCTCTACTTGGTTAAAAAATGATGATCCTACAACATTTGAAACGACACACAGGATGTTGTTATGGGAATATGTTGCGTGTGACTCCAAATTTAGCAACTTATTCAATGAGTCCATGGCAAGTGATACTCGATTAGTGACCAATTTGTTGATTGAGAAGTGCAGGGGAGTATTCAATGGGTTGGAGTCATTGGTTGATGTTGGAGGTGGCACAGGGACCATGGCAAAGGCCCTTGCTAAATCATTCCCACAAATGGAGTTTAGTGTATTTGATCTACCACATGTTGTTGATGGCTTGCAAGGTAGTGAGAATCTAAACTATGTTGGTGGAGACATGTTTAAAGAAATTCCTCCAACAGACGCCATTTTGTTGAAG TGGATATTGCATGATTGGAATGACGAGGAATGTGTGAAAATATTAAAGAATTGCAAGGATGCAATATCAAAGAAAGGTAAACAAGGGAAAGTGATTGTGATAGACATGGTGTTGGAAAGTGAGAAGGAAAGCATTAATGAATCAGTTGAAACACAACTCTTCTTTGATATGTTGATGATGGTAGTACTTGCaggaaaagagagaaacaaGAAAGAATGGATTAAGTTGATTTCCTCTGCTGGTTTTAGCGACTACAAGATTACTCCAATTTTAGGTTTAAGGTCACTAATTGAGATCTATCCATAA